One Drosophila willistoni isolate 14030-0811.24 chromosome XL unlocalized genomic scaffold, UCI_dwil_1.1 Seg142, whole genome shotgun sequence genomic region harbors:
- the LOC6653718 gene encoding 39S ribosomal protein L33, mitochondrial has product MRLTNVLFKKVKSKRIMVVLESVVSGHQFNAFRERLADKLEVIRFDPYIQKESLYRERKRIRSA; this is encoded by the exons ATGCGTCTAACCAATGTACTATTCAAGAAGGTGAAGAGCAA GCGCATCATGGTGGTGCTGGAAAGCGTGGTCAGTGGACATCAGTTTAATGCATTCCGCGAGCGTTTGGCTGATAAACTGGAGGTGATACGCTTCGATCCATATA TTCAAAAGGAGAGCCTATACCGAGAACGGAAAAGGATACGTAGCGCTTAG